In Chitinophaga sp. HK235, a single window of DNA contains:
- a CDS encoding porin, with protein sequence MKRMLTTLLLTGSHFVAWSQSSDTLPAPALKISGSADVYYKYNLNGNNTDNKTSFTNSHNSFELGMVSLKVEHGFKKGSIVADLGFGKRAGEFSYNEPPSPSNGLSMAIKQLYVSYLLTEKIKLSLGSYATHVGYELVDAYLNRNYSMSYMFSYGPFFHTGIKADITLSSSLSAMVGVFNPTDLKSVTLNSHKYIGAQLGFAPAETPVKLYLNYLEGKDTFGIQNHQVDVVATYQVNKVLGLGFNGTYSTYLDTRTPKESSRNANWWGSALYVNCDFTDKLGLTLRGEYFSDKDGVKVFGAVPGGGNVVAGTLSFNYKAGNLTIIPEFRIDKASADIFNKSGGAPYNVTSNVLLAAVYHF encoded by the coding sequence ATGAAACGAATGCTAACGACCTTATTGCTGACGGGTAGCCACTTTGTTGCCTGGTCACAATCCTCCGACACCCTGCCCGCGCCGGCACTTAAAATCTCAGGTTCTGCTGACGTCTATTATAAATACAACCTGAACGGCAATAATACAGATAACAAAACCAGCTTCACCAATTCACACAACTCCTTTGAACTGGGAATGGTATCGCTGAAAGTAGAGCATGGTTTCAAAAAAGGAAGTATAGTGGCCGACCTCGGCTTTGGAAAAAGGGCAGGAGAATTCTCCTATAATGAACCGCCTTCTCCGTCAAATGGATTGTCGATGGCTATCAAACAACTGTATGTTTCCTATCTGCTCACAGAAAAAATAAAATTGAGTCTCGGTAGTTATGCTACTCATGTGGGATACGAACTGGTGGATGCCTATCTGAACAGGAACTACAGTATGAGTTATATGTTCAGCTATGGTCCGTTCTTTCATACCGGCATCAAAGCTGATATTACCCTCAGCTCGTCGCTGAGCGCGATGGTAGGCGTGTTTAATCCTACCGATCTTAAATCTGTCACCTTAAACAGTCATAAATATATAGGGGCACAGCTGGGCTTTGCTCCGGCAGAAACGCCCGTTAAGCTCTATCTCAACTATCTGGAGGGAAAAGATACCTTCGGCATACAGAATCATCAGGTGGATGTAGTGGCCACCTACCAGGTAAATAAGGTACTGGGGCTGGGTTTCAACGGTACCTACAGCACCTACCTGGATACCCGGACGCCTAAAGAAAGCAGCAGGAATGCCAACTGGTGGGGCTCTGCCTTGTATGTGAATTGTGATTTTACGGATAAGCTGGGTCTTACGTTGCGCGGAGAATATTTCAGTGATAAGGATGGGGTGAAAGTATTTGGTGCTGTGCCAGGTGGAGGTAATGTAGTGGCTGGTACGCTGTCGTTCAACTATAAGGCAGGAAACCTGACGATTATACCGGAGTTCAGGATAGATAAAGCTTCTGCAGATATTTTTAACAAGTCTGGCGGAGCTCCTTATAATGTAACGTCCAATGTATTGTTAGCCGCCGTATATCATTTTTGA
- a CDS encoding DUF2461 domain-containing protein, which translates to MMLQPSTLKFLKSLKLNNNKVWFDEHRDNYLAAKTDFESMVQQLIDGMAKQDATLAGLQLKDCVFRIYKDVRFSKDKTPYKINLAASFQAGGKKSILAGYYFHLEPGGNSFAGGGLWMPAAPELKKVRQEIDYNFEEFESIISNKNFIKHFGKVEGDALKTVPQGYQPDNPAIAYLKLKSLIVTHPISDETCVQPSLVREILKTFALMQPLIQFINRAMD; encoded by the coding sequence ATGATGTTACAGCCTTCCACGTTGAAGTTTCTGAAATCACTGAAACTGAACAATAACAAGGTATGGTTTGATGAGCACCGGGACAATTACCTGGCGGCCAAAACCGATTTTGAGAGCATGGTACAACAGCTGATAGATGGTATGGCTAAGCAGGATGCTACCTTGGCCGGGTTGCAGCTCAAGGATTGCGTTTTTCGTATATACAAAGACGTTAGATTCTCCAAAGACAAGACGCCTTACAAAATAAACCTGGCCGCTTCATTTCAGGCGGGTGGTAAAAAATCGATACTGGCGGGATATTACTTCCACCTGGAGCCGGGAGGCAATAGTTTCGCTGGCGGCGGGCTATGGATGCCGGCTGCTCCCGAATTGAAAAAAGTGCGGCAGGAGATAGACTACAACTTCGAAGAATTTGAAAGTATCATCTCCAACAAAAACTTTATCAAACATTTCGGAAAGGTGGAAGGTGATGCACTCAAAACCGTTCCGCAGGGATATCAGCCTGATAATCCCGCTATTGCCTACCTGAAACTGAAAAGCCTTATTGTGACGCATCCCATCTCTGATGAAACATGCGTACAGCCGTCTCTTGTACGGGAAATACTGAAGACATTTGCGCTCATGCAGCCCCTTATACAGTTCATTAACCGTGCAATGGACTGA
- a CDS encoding aspartate-semialdehyde dehydrogenase has product MKVAVVGATGLVGSKMLQVLTERNFPVTELIPVASEKSVGKEVTFKGKTWKVVSADTAISMKPNVAIFSAGGSTSLEWAPKFAAAGITVIDNSSAWRMDPSKKLVVPEVNGDALTQEDKIIANPNCSTIQMVLVLKPLHEKYKIKRVVVSTYQSVTGTGVKAVTQLMNERQGISGEMAYAYPIDLNVIPQIDVFLDNGYTKEEMKMVNETKKIMRDDTIKVTATTVRIPVMGGHSESVNIEFENEYDVNEIRTLLSQTPGIIVVDDPSKAQYPMPKDAHDKDEVFVGRIRRDETQPKTVNMWIVADNLRKGAATNAVQIAEFLQEKNWL; this is encoded by the coding sequence ATGAAAGTTGCCGTAGTAGGAGCGACCGGATTGGTAGGCTCAAAAATGTTACAAGTGTTGACAGAGCGGAATTTCCCTGTCACTGAATTGATTCCCGTGGCTTCTGAGAAGTCCGTTGGTAAGGAAGTAACATTTAAGGGTAAGACCTGGAAGGTGGTGAGCGCTGATACGGCTATTTCCATGAAGCCCAATGTGGCTATTTTCTCTGCCGGCGGTAGCACTTCCCTGGAATGGGCCCCTAAATTTGCGGCAGCAGGTATTACCGTGATCGACAACTCCAGCGCCTGGAGAATGGACCCATCCAAAAAACTGGTAGTACCGGAAGTAAACGGTGATGCACTGACCCAGGAAGACAAGATCATTGCGAATCCTAACTGCTCTACCATACAAATGGTGCTGGTGTTGAAACCATTGCACGAAAAATATAAAATCAAAAGGGTGGTAGTATCTACCTACCAGTCTGTAACCGGTACCGGTGTAAAGGCGGTAACCCAGCTGATGAATGAAAGACAGGGTATCAGCGGCGAAATGGCCTATGCTTATCCTATAGATCTGAATGTGATCCCGCAGATTGATGTGTTTCTCGATAACGGATATACGAAAGAGGAGATGAAGATGGTGAACGAGACTAAAAAAATCATGCGTGACGATACTATTAAGGTAACTGCAACGACTGTACGTATACCGGTAATGGGCGGACATAGCGAATCAGTGAACATTGAGTTCGAAAACGAATACGATGTAAACGAGATCCGTACCCTGCTCTCCCAGACTCCAGGCATAATCGTAGTAGACGACCCGTCTAAAGCACAGTATCCAATGCCTAAAGACGCCCATGATAAAGATGAGGTGTTTGTAGGCCGTATCCGCCGTGACGAAACACAACCTAAAACAGTGAACATGTGGATCGTGGCAGACAACCTTCGCAAAGGAGCTGCAACAAATGCGGTTCAAATTGCGGAATTTTTGCAAGAGAAGAACTGGTTGTAA
- a CDS encoding lamin tail domain-containing protein: MLIPIVCLSLLGQATLSATDTITPALYDVVIHEMMLKPAPVAGLPPFEYLELRNRSSRPVQLQNWILAVNKREALLPACLLPPDSLLVLCAPAAADSFRAARVLAVPKFPSLPDDTGLIVLYNNNRQVVHAVSYTPSWYGTTVPKGGRSLEMLDPSLPCSGKANWAVSSAAAGGTPGQSNAAARAVTDDTSPDLYFTEMPDSLHLFLHFSKTLDSLQAAAVDKYRISRAAVTAVTVLPPLFNIVSLQLSTSIDSGTVIATGITDCQGKESRLKNTLSFARPQLPDTMDLVISELLLYPPDGTPEFIELYNRSRKAIDLQTVFLCARKVDGRQGPWKKVCSSPRLLMPGNFLAITTVADRLCYYYTCRLPENIQEVSSLPQLPREEGGLQLLRRDSLMIDAVRYMSSWHFPLSAQLKGVSLERLDYNRPATLADNWQSVAASDGYATPGFAGSRQWLADGAPATVTLGPAVFSPDSPGAESRAALCFELPGSGWVGNVTIFNAAGRPVRYLVRNTTLGNKGCFYWDGFEENKVLLPPGVYIFLIEIFDLKGQVKRWRQSLVMARKLN, from the coding sequence ATGTTGATACCCATTGTTTGTTTAAGCCTGCTAGGGCAGGCTACCCTGTCTGCAACAGATACTATTACCCCCGCCCTGTACGATGTGGTGATCCACGAAATGATGCTGAAGCCCGCTCCCGTAGCTGGTTTACCCCCTTTCGAATACCTGGAGCTGCGGAACAGGAGCAGCCGGCCGGTACAGCTGCAAAACTGGATACTGGCGGTCAATAAGCGGGAAGCCTTGCTGCCGGCCTGTTTACTGCCTCCGGACAGTTTGCTGGTATTATGTGCGCCGGCGGCGGCAGACAGCTTCCGTGCAGCCCGTGTGCTGGCGGTGCCTAAATTTCCTTCGCTGCCGGACGATACAGGGCTGATCGTGCTGTATAACAACAACAGACAAGTAGTGCATGCCGTCTCCTACACCCCGTCGTGGTATGGCACCACCGTGCCCAAAGGAGGGCGCAGCCTCGAAATGCTGGATCCATCCCTGCCCTGTAGCGGTAAAGCTAACTGGGCGGTTTCCTCTGCTGCTGCCGGGGGCACACCAGGGCAGTCCAATGCGGCTGCCCGTGCTGTAACGGATGATACCTCCCCTGACCTTTATTTTACAGAGATGCCCGACAGCCTGCACCTGTTCCTGCACTTCAGCAAAACACTGGATAGCCTGCAGGCCGCCGCCGTGGATAAATACAGGATAAGCCGGGCTGCAGTTACTGCCGTGACAGTACTACCCCCATTGTTTAACATTGTATCCCTGCAACTATCCACGTCAATAGACTCAGGAACGGTTATCGCCACGGGTATCACAGACTGTCAGGGAAAGGAAAGCCGGCTAAAGAATACCCTTTCCTTCGCCCGCCCTCAGCTGCCGGATACGATGGACCTGGTAATCAGTGAGCTGTTGTTGTACCCGCCTGATGGCACACCGGAGTTTATAGAGCTGTACAACCGCAGCCGTAAGGCCATTGATCTGCAGACGGTTTTTCTTTGCGCCAGAAAGGTAGATGGCCGGCAAGGGCCCTGGAAAAAGGTATGTAGCAGCCCCCGGTTGCTGATGCCGGGAAATTTTCTGGCTATTACAACTGTTGCCGACCGGCTTTGTTATTATTATACCTGCCGCCTCCCCGAAAATATCCAGGAGGTCAGCAGCCTGCCGCAGTTGCCCAGGGAGGAAGGCGGATTGCAGTTGTTACGTCGCGATAGCCTGATGATAGACGCCGTGCGTTATATGTCTTCATGGCATTTTCCACTGTCGGCCCAGCTGAAGGGTGTATCCCTGGAACGGCTGGACTATAACCGGCCTGCAACGCTGGCGGATAACTGGCAATCGGTGGCTGCCAGCGATGGCTACGCCACTCCAGGCTTTGCCGGCTCCCGTCAATGGCTGGCAGACGGTGCTCCCGCTACGGTGACCCTCGGGCCGGCCGTATTTTCACCGGACAGTCCCGGCGCAGAAAGCCGCGCCGCCCTCTGTTTCGAACTACCGGGTTCCGGATGGGTGGGCAATGTGACCATTTTTAATGCTGCCGGCCGCCCCGTTCGCTATCTGGTCCGTAATACCACACTCGGAAATAAAGGATGTTTCTACTGGGATGGATTTGAAGAAAATAAAGTACTTTTGCCGCCAGGTGTTTATATATTTTTAATTGAAATATTTGACCTCAAAGGCCAGGTTAAACGCTGGAGACAGTCCCTGGTCATGGCACGAAAGTTGAATTGA
- a CDS encoding DUF5606 domain-containing protein → MQYREIVAVTGLGGLFQLMASKQDGAIVRSLEDKSTKFVSSRVHNFTPLESIEVFTTGENVNLAEVFKAMDEKSAEFPLIDGKADNNAIKAYFKSVYPEFDEERVYVSDMKKMVKWFGILKANDLLKFEEILADGEEAIVEADAEEAPAKKKKAAEPAAEEGAEEKPKKPRAKKAAAEEGAEEKAPKKAKAKKEDAPAAEGEEPKKVAKPRKKKTEE, encoded by the coding sequence ATGCAGTACAGAGAAATTGTTGCAGTAACCGGATTGGGCGGTTTGTTTCAGTTAATGGCCAGTAAACAAGATGGCGCCATCGTTAGGTCACTGGAAGATAAAAGTACCAAGTTTGTATCTTCCCGCGTGCATAATTTTACTCCACTGGAAAGTATTGAAGTTTTCACTACAGGTGAAAATGTAAACCTGGCTGAAGTATTCAAAGCCATGGATGAAAAATCAGCTGAATTTCCGCTGATTGACGGCAAAGCCGACAACAATGCTATCAAAGCTTATTTCAAGAGTGTATATCCTGAATTCGATGAAGAAAGGGTATATGTGAGCGATATGAAGAAAATGGTGAAATGGTTTGGTATCCTCAAGGCAAACGATTTGCTGAAATTTGAGGAAATCCTGGCCGATGGTGAAGAAGCGATAGTAGAAGCTGATGCCGAAGAAGCTCCGGCTAAAAAGAAAAAAGCTGCTGAACCTGCTGCTGAAGAAGGCGCAGAAGAAAAACCAAAAAAGCCCCGCGCTAAAAAAGCGGCTGCTGAAGAAGGCGCAGAAGAAAAAGCACCTAAAAAAGCAAAAGCTAAAAAAGAAGACGCTCCTGCTGCTGAAGGTGAAGAACCAAAGAAAGTGGCTAAGCCCCGTAAGAAGAAAACAGAAGAATAA
- a CDS encoding M3 family oligoendopeptidase, whose translation MNADIKKLPRHFLPETFQVTTWDHLQPYFENLQQRPINNVAELEQWLKDVSELEAVISEDACWRQIKMTCDTTNKELEDAFTYFCMEIQPRLQPYADALNKKLVDSPFVKDLDQELYKTYLRNVKNQIKLFREENIPLQAELSVMAQQYGVIAGKMTISINGKEYTLQQAAKFLENEDRTLREEVFSKTAARRLEDKGTLDELYTGLVLKRDQVAKNAGFANYRDYKFEELGRFDYTKEDSFQFHDAVKTHIVPLVQQILEKQQQKLQLDQLKPWDTEAEPAGVKPLEPFQTGEELITKTIETFDQLGPFFGDCLRVMKKMGRLDLESRIGKAPGGYNCPLAETGVPFIFMNAAGQMKDLTTMVHEGGHAVHSFLSHNLPLSAFKEYPMEIAEVASMSMELFTMDSWNIFFDDAEQLRRARLQQLERAITIFPWIATIDKFQHWVYEHPQHTAEERTAKWLEILKEFSPAIVDWSGLEDYRASFWQKQLHLFEVPFYYIEYGIAQLGAIAMWKQYKENKKQALDNYVQALSLGNTKTLPELYKAAGIRFDFSPAYVKELADFVKSEIEKI comes from the coding sequence ATGAATGCAGATATAAAAAAACTTCCCCGCCACTTCCTGCCGGAAACCTTTCAGGTGACCACCTGGGACCACCTGCAGCCATATTTCGAAAACCTGCAGCAAAGACCCATTAACAATGTGGCCGAACTGGAACAGTGGCTGAAAGATGTCAGTGAACTGGAAGCAGTGATCAGCGAAGACGCCTGCTGGCGCCAGATCAAAATGACCTGCGATACTACCAATAAAGAACTGGAAGACGCGTTTACTTACTTCTGTATGGAAATACAGCCCCGCCTCCAGCCGTACGCAGATGCACTCAATAAAAAACTGGTTGACAGCCCCTTCGTAAAAGATCTGGATCAGGAACTGTATAAAACCTATCTCCGTAACGTTAAAAATCAGATCAAACTGTTCCGGGAAGAAAACATTCCCCTCCAGGCTGAACTGAGCGTGATGGCTCAGCAATACGGTGTTATAGCCGGTAAAATGACGATCAGCATTAACGGAAAGGAATATACGCTGCAACAAGCCGCCAAGTTCCTCGAAAATGAAGACCGCACCCTCCGGGAAGAAGTGTTTTCCAAAACAGCCGCCCGCCGCCTGGAAGACAAGGGCACACTGGATGAGCTGTATACCGGCCTGGTGCTGAAACGTGATCAGGTAGCCAAAAATGCAGGCTTCGCCAACTACCGCGATTATAAGTTCGAAGAGCTGGGCCGCTTCGATTATACCAAAGAAGACAGCTTCCAGTTCCATGATGCCGTGAAAACACATATTGTTCCACTGGTACAGCAGATACTGGAAAAACAACAGCAGAAGCTGCAGCTCGATCAGTTAAAACCCTGGGACACCGAAGCAGAACCAGCTGGCGTGAAACCACTGGAGCCCTTCCAAACCGGTGAAGAACTGATTACCAAAACCATCGAAACCTTCGATCAGCTGGGACCGTTCTTTGGTGACTGCCTCCGCGTGATGAAAAAAATGGGCCGTCTCGATCTGGAAAGCCGTATCGGTAAAGCACCGGGAGGATATAATTGCCCGCTGGCAGAAACCGGCGTGCCTTTTATCTTCATGAACGCCGCCGGTCAGATGAAAGACCTCACTACCATGGTACACGAAGGTGGCCATGCTGTACATTCTTTCCTGAGTCACAACCTGCCACTGAGCGCATTCAAGGAATATCCGATGGAAATCGCGGAAGTAGCCAGCATGAGCATGGAACTCTTCACCATGGACTCCTGGAATATTTTCTTCGACGATGCGGAACAACTCCGTCGTGCCCGCCTGCAACAGCTGGAAAGAGCAATCACCATCTTCCCCTGGATTGCTACCATCGATAAGTTCCAGCACTGGGTGTACGAACATCCGCAGCATACTGCCGAAGAACGTACAGCCAAATGGTTGGAAATACTGAAAGAGTTCTCCCCTGCTATTGTAGACTGGAGCGGTCTCGAAGACTATCGCGCCAGCTTCTGGCAGAAACAGCTGCACCTCTTCGAAGTACCTTTCTATTATATAGAATATGGTATCGCACAGCTGGGCGCCATCGCCATGTGGAAACAATACAAGGAAAATAAAAAACAAGCACTTGATAACTACGTACAGGCGTTGAGTTTAGGTAATACTAAAACGCTGCCGGAGCTGTATAAGGCTGCCGGTATCCGGTTTGATTTTTCACCGGCCTACGTAAAGGAACTGGCGGATTTTGTGAAGAGCGAGATCGAAAAGATTTAG
- a CDS encoding Fur family transcriptional regulator, with protein MATQQQIAEKIGTLLRESKLSVTETRTKILELFMKSNGALEHSDFEKLAGQSFDRVTVYRTLQTFLEKGIIHKIPTTDTSVRYAVCKSECTEHHHHDHHVHFKCEECGTTICLDDTDVPQIQLPKGYSFHNVEVVVNGVCKSCK; from the coding sequence ATGGCTACCCAACAACAAATAGCAGAAAAAATAGGCACCTTACTGCGTGAGAGCAAATTAAGCGTAACAGAAACCAGAACCAAAATCCTGGAGCTGTTCATGAAAAGTAACGGGGCACTGGAACACAGCGACTTTGAAAAACTCGCCGGCCAATCATTTGACCGTGTGACCGTATACCGGACCCTGCAAACTTTCCTCGAAAAAGGCATCATCCACAAAATACCTACTACCGATACTTCTGTACGTTATGCAGTCTGTAAGTCAGAGTGCACAGAACATCATCATCATGATCATCATGTGCATTTCAAATGTGAAGAATGCGGCACCACCATCTGCCTTGATGATACAGACGTACCACAGATACAGCTGCCTAAGGGCTATTCCTTTCACAATGTGGAAGTAGTCGTTAATGGTGTATGTAAATCCTGCAAATAA
- a CDS encoding SCO family protein — MSKKAILYIVFFSVLSLGFLGYAGYVIKGERGTFLGKEKLPILGAPGHTVQGFSFTDQNGRTKTKADVLGKIYVAEYFFTTCTGICPKMNANMEKVYAKYKNKPDFLILSHTVDPEHDSVPVLKAYAEKHGADAKNWWFLTGSKKELYALARQGYLVDDGTYTGEEDFVHTQWFALVDKTGQIRGLYEGTKLQDVNKLIDDIERLMEE; from the coding sequence ATGTCTAAAAAAGCGATCTTATATATTGTATTTTTTTCAGTGTTGAGCCTTGGGTTTCTGGGATATGCCGGCTATGTGATCAAGGGCGAAAGAGGCACTTTTCTGGGAAAAGAGAAGCTGCCGATCCTGGGAGCGCCGGGACATACCGTACAGGGATTTTCATTTACTGACCAGAATGGTCGTACTAAAACAAAAGCTGATGTACTGGGCAAAATTTATGTAGCAGAATATTTCTTTACCACCTGTACCGGTATTTGTCCGAAGATGAATGCCAACATGGAAAAAGTATATGCTAAATACAAGAACAAACCAGATTTTCTGATCCTGTCACATACCGTTGATCCGGAGCATGACAGCGTACCGGTACTGAAAGCCTACGCCGAAAAACACGGTGCTGATGCTAAAAACTGGTGGTTCCTCACTGGCAGCAAAAAAGAATTGTATGCACTGGCCCGCCAGGGTTACCTGGTAGACGACGGCACCTATACCGGCGAAGAAGATTTTGTACACACCCAATGGTTTGCACTGGTAGATAAAACAGGACAAATCCGCGGTTTATATGAAGGCACCAAATTACAGGATGTTAACAAACTGATAGATGATATTGAGCGTTTAATGGAAGAATAA
- a CDS encoding MerC domain-containing protein produces MNLDTLGIGASIICAVHCALLPLLFAALPLLGMEITEHAILEYCLLLFSFLIGCLALGVGYWRHHRRLMPLLLFTAGFALLLTGHFWTEAVVLEYAAICVGAGAIMAAHFINQRQRRSCRVHKHH; encoded by the coding sequence ATGAACTTAGATACATTAGGCATAGGAGCTTCCATTATCTGCGCGGTCCATTGCGCGCTGTTGCCTTTATTATTTGCTGCGCTTCCTCTCCTGGGAATGGAGATAACGGAACATGCCATACTGGAGTATTGTTTGTTACTGTTTTCTTTCCTAATAGGTTGCCTGGCTTTAGGGGTGGGCTACTGGCGCCATCACCGGAGGCTGATGCCGTTGCTGCTGTTTACAGCGGGCTTTGCCTTACTGCTGACGGGGCATTTCTGGACGGAAGCGGTCGTATTGGAATATGCTGCTATCTGTGTGGGCGCCGGAGCTATCATGGCGGCACACTTTATCAATCAGCGGCAACGCCGTTCCTGCAGGGTCCATAAACATCATTAA
- a CDS encoding GTP-binding protein, translated as MKKLPVTVLSGFLGAGKTTLLNHVLHNRENLRVAVIVNDMSEVNIDAQLVKNENTLHKTEERLVEMSNGCICCTLREDLLKEVELLARENRFDYLLIESTGISEPIPVAQTFCYQDEQNGIDLSAISQLDTMVTVVDAFNFANDYSSMELLQDKGLTNESDQRTIVNLLTDQVEFANVIVLNKCDLVSPEQLGNLKAMLRQLNAGANIIEAVNGEVPLNSILNTGLFDFDTTAQSAGWQAELEKEHIPETEEYGISSFVYRSRKPFHPQRFWQYINERWPGNVIRSKGLFWLASRPKLAVNWSQAGGSLRAEKAGYWWCAIPRQQWNLDEESYQLVTSRWDERFADRYNELVIIGQQMDVHTIIYEIDSCLCTEAEIKQYLRGASFHDPFPII; from the coding sequence ATGAAAAAATTACCTGTTACGGTGCTGAGTGGCTTTCTCGGCGCAGGGAAAACTACGCTCCTGAATCACGTATTACACAACCGGGAAAATCTTCGTGTAGCCGTTATCGTTAACGATATGAGCGAGGTGAATATTGATGCTCAACTGGTGAAGAATGAAAACACACTACATAAAACAGAAGAGCGATTGGTGGAGATGAGCAACGGATGTATTTGCTGCACCTTACGGGAAGATTTATTGAAAGAAGTGGAACTGCTGGCGCGTGAAAACCGGTTTGATTATCTCCTCATAGAATCTACCGGTATATCAGAGCCGATACCGGTGGCGCAGACTTTCTGTTACCAGGATGAACAGAACGGTATAGACCTGAGTGCAATAAGTCAGCTTGATACTATGGTGACTGTGGTAGACGCGTTCAACTTTGCCAACGACTACAGCAGCATGGAACTACTGCAGGACAAAGGACTGACAAATGAATCTGATCAGCGTACCATTGTAAACCTGCTCACTGATCAGGTAGAATTTGCCAACGTAATTGTTCTCAATAAATGCGACCTGGTGAGTCCTGAGCAGCTGGGCAACCTGAAAGCGATGTTGCGTCAACTTAATGCTGGTGCTAACATCATAGAGGCTGTCAATGGGGAGGTACCACTGAACAGCATCCTGAATACAGGTCTGTTCGATTTTGATACTACTGCACAAAGTGCCGGCTGGCAGGCCGAACTGGAGAAAGAACATATACCGGAAACAGAAGAATACGGTATCTCCTCCTTTGTATACCGCAGCCGTAAACCTTTCCATCCCCAACGCTTCTGGCAGTACATCAATGAACGTTGGCCCGGCAACGTTATACGGAGCAAAGGGTTGTTCTGGTTAGCATCACGGCCCAAGCTAGCGGTCAATTGGAGCCAGGCCGGCGGTTCTTTACGCGCAGAGAAGGCCGGTTACTGGTGGTGTGCTATCCCCCGCCAGCAATGGAACCTGGATGAAGAATCCTATCAGCTGGTCACCAGCCGCTGGGACGAACGTTTTGCTGATCGCTACAATGAACTGGTCATCATCGGACAACAGATGGATGTGCATACCATCATCTATGAAATCGACAGTTGTCTGTGTACTGAAGCTGAAATAAAACAATATCTCCGCGGAGCTTCCTTCCATGATCCTTTTCCTATTATTTAG